The proteins below come from a single Ewingella sp. CoE-038-23 genomic window:
- the lldD gene encoding FMN-dependent L-lactate dehydrogenase LldD, with the protein MIVSAPADYREAARHRLPRFLFDYIDGGAVAENTMHANSTELASIALRQRVLCGVGDPTLTTNILGTSWAMPVALGPVGATGMYARRGEVKAARAATDAGIPYTLSTVSVCPIEEVAQHASGELWSQLYVLKDRGYMRNALERSWAAGMKTLVFTVDMPIPGSRYRDNRSGMSGPCATLRQYLQACTHPRWAIDVGLAGRPLSFGNIETYTGHKMTMDDYMGFISNNFDPSIAWHDLEWIRDSWKGKLIIKGILDPEDAKNAVRLGADGIVVSNHGGRQLDGAIPTARALPRVVDAIGDDLTVLVDSGVRSGVDVIRMLALGAKGVLLGRSYIYALATAGEAGVAHLLRLYAEDMKVTMTLTGAASPADIHADCLDRLEKDMAQLARTHSGQ; encoded by the coding sequence ATGATCGTTTCAGCTCCCGCCGATTATCGTGAGGCCGCCCGTCATCGCCTTCCTCGATTTCTGTTTGATTATATTGATGGCGGCGCAGTAGCAGAAAATACCATGCACGCGAACTCAACTGAACTCGCCTCAATTGCGCTGCGTCAGCGGGTGCTTTGTGGTGTTGGCGACCCGACGCTGACGACTAATATCCTTGGAACGTCATGGGCAATGCCGGTCGCGCTGGGTCCTGTAGGAGCCACTGGCATGTACGCACGGCGCGGCGAAGTCAAAGCGGCGCGAGCCGCAACCGACGCCGGCATCCCTTATACCCTTTCCACGGTATCGGTATGCCCGATAGAAGAAGTTGCGCAGCATGCCTCCGGAGAGCTCTGGTCACAGCTGTACGTGCTTAAAGATCGCGGTTACATGCGCAATGCTCTCGAACGCTCGTGGGCCGCAGGGATGAAAACGCTGGTTTTCACCGTCGATATGCCCATCCCCGGCTCGCGCTATCGCGATAATCGCTCGGGTATGTCCGGACCGTGCGCCACTCTGAGACAATATCTGCAGGCCTGTACCCACCCCCGTTGGGCCATAGACGTTGGGCTGGCTGGCAGACCCCTGTCGTTTGGCAACATTGAAACCTACACCGGACACAAGATGACGATGGACGACTATATGGGGTTTATAAGCAATAACTTCGACCCCTCCATTGCATGGCACGATTTGGAGTGGATACGCGACAGCTGGAAAGGGAAGCTGATTATCAAGGGTATCCTTGACCCTGAAGATGCAAAGAATGCCGTCCGTCTGGGCGCTGATGGCATTGTGGTTTCTAATCACGGGGGCAGGCAGCTTGATGGCGCAATTCCAACGGCCAGGGCGCTACCTCGGGTGGTAGATGCCATCGGCGATGATCTCACGGTTCTGGTCGATTCAGGAGTGCGTTCCGGGGTGGACGTTATCCGGATGCTTGCCCTTGGCGCAAAAGGGGTACTGCTGGGACGTTCATATATTTATGCGCTGGCGACGGCAGGAGAAGCTGGTGTCGCACACCTGCTGCGCCTGTATGCTGAAGATATGAAGGTAACGATGACTCTGACGGGCGCAGCATCACCGGCGGATATTCACGCTGACTGCCTCGACCGTTTAGAGAAAGATATGGCGCAGCTAGCCAGGACGCATTCTGGACAATAG
- a CDS encoding IS5-like element IS5 family transposase has translation MSHQLTFADSEFSSKRRQTRKEIFLSRMEQILPWQNMVEVIEPFYPKAGNGRRPYPLETMLRIHCMQHWYNLSDGAMEDALYEIASMRLFARLSLDSALPDRTTIMNFRHLLEQHQLARQLFKTINRWLAEAGVMMTQGTLVDATIIEAPSSTKNKEQQRDPEMHQTKKGNQWHFGMKAHIGVDAKSGLTHSLVTTAANEHDLNQLGNLLHGEEQFVSADAGYQGAPQREELAEVDVDWLIAERPGKVRTLKQHPRKNKTAINIEYMKASIRAKVEHPFRIIKRQFGFVKARYKGLLKNDNQLAMLFTLANLFRADQMIRQWERSH, from the coding sequence ATGAGTCATCAACTTACCTTCGCCGACAGTGAATTCAGCAGTAAGCGCCGTCAGACCAGAAAAGAGATTTTCTTGTCCCGCATGGAGCAGATTCTGCCATGGCAAAACATGGTGGAAGTCATCGAGCCGTTTTACCCCAAGGCTGGTAATGGCCGGCGACCTTATCCGCTGGAAACCATGCTACGCATTCACTGCATGCAGCATTGGTACAACCTGAGCGATGGCGCGATGGAAGATGCTCTGTACGAAATCGCCTCCATGCGTCTGTTTGCCCGGTTATCCCTGGATAGCGCCTTGCCGGACCGCACCACCATCATGAATTTCCGCCACCTGCTGGAGCAGCATCAACTGGCCCGCCAATTGTTCAAGACCATCAATCGCTGGCTGGCCGAAGCAGGCGTCATGATGACTCAAGGCACCTTGGTCGATGCCACCATCATTGAGGCACCCAGCTCGACCAAGAACAAAGAGCAGCAACGCGATCCGGAGATGCATCAGACCAAGAAAGGCAATCAGTGGCACTTTGGCATGAAGGCCCACATTGGTGTCGATGCCAAGAGTGGCCTGACCCACAGCCTAGTCACCACCGCGGCCAACGAGCATGACCTCAATCAGCTGGGTAATCTGCTGCATGGAGAGGAGCAATTTGTCTCAGCCGATGCCGGCTACCAAGGGGCGCCACAGCGCGAGGAGCTGGCCGAGGTGGATGTGGACTGGCTGATCGCCGAGCGCCCCGGCAAGGTAAGAACCTTGAAACAGCATCCACGCAAGAACAAAACGGCCATCAACATCGAATACATGAAAGCCAGCATCCGGGCCAAGGTGGAGCACCCATTTCGCATCATCAAGCGACAGTTCGGCTTCGTGAAAGCCAGATACAAGGGGTTGCTGAAAAACGATAACCAACTGGCGATGTTATTCACGCTGGCCAACCTGTTTCGGGCGGACCAAATGATACGTCAGTGGGAGAGATCTCACTAA
- a CDS encoding mechanosensitive ion channel family protein: protein MQRKSSKLAVITHHHFFRYVVLTLQGAVLAGQLSFIVSTENRVLDVILAGARIWTLTFALLAFYSFIDVAGDLLKTNSQLRGLPYRGIEQSLKLVGALIYCLFLLSMMLDKSPLILLSGISAIAAVLLLVFKDPLLGLVAGIQLSANDMLQPGDWIEMEQLGANGVVQDIGLTTVKVLNFDNSITTLPTYTLVSGSFKNWRYMIEHSARRLQRNINIDIKTVHIITPDEKQAIIKNVTLALFTNVKTPLETNIELFQEYAKAYLRQHGSICTEMTLMVRQLQPTAYGLPVEIYAFTRLTEWTAYETLQTEIISHLISVISLFNLKVHDVS from the coding sequence TTGCAACGCAAGTCCTCAAAGCTGGCGGTAATCACCCATCATCATTTCTTCCGTTATGTTGTCTTAACTCTGCAAGGAGCGGTGCTGGCGGGCCAGCTTTCTTTTATCGTGAGCACGGAAAACAGGGTGCTGGATGTCATCCTAGCAGGGGCTCGAATCTGGACTCTGACGTTCGCGTTGCTGGCTTTCTATTCATTTATTGATGTCGCCGGCGATTTATTAAAAACCAATAGCCAGCTGAGGGGGCTACCTTATCGCGGCATTGAACAGAGTCTCAAACTGGTCGGGGCCCTGATCTATTGCCTTTTTCTGCTGTCCATGATGCTGGATAAATCGCCACTTATTCTGCTCAGTGGTATAAGCGCAATTGCAGCGGTGCTGCTGCTTGTGTTTAAAGATCCGCTGCTTGGTCTGGTTGCCGGTATACAGCTTTCCGCGAATGATATGCTCCAGCCGGGAGACTGGATTGAAATGGAGCAGTTGGGAGCCAACGGCGTCGTACAAGATATCGGTCTGACCACAGTGAAGGTGCTTAATTTTGATAACAGTATCACCACCCTTCCAACCTACACCCTGGTTTCTGGCTCGTTTAAAAACTGGCGATATATGATTGAACACAGTGCCAGACGGCTCCAGAGAAATATCAATATCGACATCAAGACCGTCCATATTATTACGCCTGACGAAAAACAGGCCATCATCAAAAACGTCACGTTAGCGCTTTTCACCAACGTGAAGACTCCGCTTGAGACGAATATTGAGCTGTTCCAGGAATACGCCAAAGCGTATTTGCGTCAACATGGATCCATCTGCACCGAGATGACCTTAATGGTCAGGCAGCTGCAGCCGACGGCTTATGGATTGCCCGTCGAAATTTATGCTTTTACACGTCTTACAGAATGGACGGCCTATGAAACGCTGCAGACGGAGATAATCTCTCACCTGATTAGTGTTATTTCATTGTTTAATCTGAAGGTCCATGATGTTTCATAA
- a CDS encoding ATP-dependent Clp protease ATP-binding subunit has product MPTLCDICQVRPATSQVTLVQNGQRKTIAICDYDHRQLMRHQNILNPFDSLLGRGGLSGFFNGFGNNIRDGSEDDIFGAVPRESIDTTETFSKQSLELLQKAAEKAHQLNRTELDTEHLLYVLADADVCAALFKDLKISPEDIKSYIDQNAYSGATETGGGPGDLSISPRLKKAFMYAFQASRELGHSYVGPEHLLIGLSEVPDSVAGALLKKYGITPEAIRQKVVKIVGKGAEDGRVDTPTGTPNLDKVGRDLTEMARAGKLDPVLGRAQEIENTIEVLARRKKNNPVLIGEPGVGKTAIVEGLAQRIVKGDVPEVLRDKRLVEINMNSLVAGAKYRGEFEERAKQLIDEVTAKKGELILFIDELHTIVGAGQGGGEGGLDIANVLKPALARGELSLIGATTLNEYQKHIEKDAALERRFQPVLVEEPTVDQTIVILRGLRDTLEAHHQVTFQNEAFVAAAELSDRYITSRFLPDKAIDLIDQAAARVRIGASSRPAPIQELEAEIAHLKRERDYATSRKLFDEVKRFEGEISEKQGSLDKQTEAWKNKTGSETLEVTVAAVAEVVSRLTGIPVSDLTQEERKKLLNMEETLRQRVVGQDEAVTAVSDAVRLSRAGLGQAHRPIATFLFLGPTGVGKTELAKAIAEAVFGDEQSIIRIDMSEYMEKHTVARLIGAPPGYVGYDEGGQLTEKVRRRPYSVILLDEIEKAHPDVYNVLLQVFDDGRLTDGKGRLIDFSNTTIIATSNLGSAVIMANSGLPSDEQKSPKELHEELMQLLKGHFRPEFLNRIDEVIVFNALSQENIRLIVQIQLDRLKRTASAQDITVKLDDSLVEHLVDVGYQPDFGARELKRKIRQEVETKLAKEILSDNLKSGDTVTISYNTSTDSVMLSKETITQEKGNDNDQKKLENKAS; this is encoded by the coding sequence ATGCCAACATTATGTGATATTTGTCAGGTAAGACCGGCTACCAGCCAAGTTACGCTCGTCCAGAATGGTCAACGAAAAACGATTGCTATTTGTGATTATGATCACCGTCAGTTGATGCGGCACCAGAATATTCTGAACCCTTTTGATTCCTTACTGGGGCGTGGGGGACTTTCCGGTTTCTTCAACGGCTTCGGTAATAATATCCGCGATGGGAGTGAAGACGATATCTTCGGTGCGGTGCCACGGGAGTCGATTGATACGACGGAAACCTTCAGTAAGCAGTCTCTGGAGCTGCTACAAAAGGCAGCCGAAAAGGCTCACCAGCTCAATCGTACGGAGCTGGACACCGAACATCTTCTGTACGTTCTGGCAGATGCCGACGTGTGTGCAGCGTTGTTTAAAGATCTCAAAATCTCCCCAGAGGATATTAAAAGTTACATCGATCAGAATGCTTACAGCGGCGCGACGGAAACCGGGGGGGGGCCAGGCGACCTCTCCATTTCACCCCGTTTGAAAAAAGCCTTCATGTACGCTTTCCAGGCCTCCCGTGAGCTGGGGCACTCTTATGTAGGACCTGAGCACTTACTTATCGGGTTGAGTGAAGTCCCGGATAGCGTCGCCGGTGCGTTGTTGAAGAAATATGGTATTACCCCGGAGGCTATTCGCCAGAAAGTGGTGAAAATCGTGGGTAAAGGAGCAGAGGATGGGCGGGTTGACACGCCGACCGGTACGCCTAACCTGGATAAAGTGGGACGCGATCTGACCGAAATGGCACGGGCAGGTAAGCTGGATCCCGTGCTTGGGCGCGCTCAGGAGATTGAAAATACTATAGAAGTGCTGGCCCGCCGCAAGAAAAATAACCCGGTTCTGATTGGTGAACCTGGCGTTGGTAAAACGGCCATCGTTGAAGGGCTGGCGCAGCGGATTGTCAAAGGTGATGTGCCTGAGGTTCTACGTGATAAACGCCTCGTAGAAATAAACATGAACTCCCTGGTGGCGGGCGCAAAATATCGTGGTGAATTTGAAGAACGTGCCAAACAGTTGATTGATGAGGTTACTGCTAAGAAAGGGGAACTGATCCTCTTTATTGATGAGCTGCATACGATTGTTGGTGCCGGGCAGGGAGGCGGCGAAGGCGGTCTTGATATTGCGAATGTCCTCAAACCGGCACTGGCGCGAGGTGAACTCAGTCTGATCGGCGCCACTACGTTAAACGAATACCAAAAACATATTGAAAAAGACGCCGCCCTTGAGCGCCGTTTTCAGCCTGTACTGGTCGAAGAACCCACTGTGGATCAAACGATTGTTATCCTCCGCGGGCTACGAGACACGCTGGAAGCGCACCACCAGGTTACCTTCCAGAACGAAGCATTTGTCGCAGCCGCGGAGCTCTCTGACAGGTATATCACCTCCCGTTTCCTACCGGATAAAGCCATCGATCTTATCGACCAAGCGGCGGCGCGAGTGCGCATTGGTGCCAGTTCACGGCCTGCGCCAATTCAGGAACTGGAGGCTGAAATTGCGCATCTGAAGCGTGAAAGAGATTACGCCACGTCGCGTAAACTGTTTGATGAGGTTAAACGTTTTGAAGGCGAAATTTCAGAAAAACAGGGATCATTGGATAAACAGACGGAAGCCTGGAAGAACAAAACCGGCTCCGAGACACTTGAAGTGACGGTTGCCGCAGTGGCGGAGGTTGTTTCGCGTCTCACCGGGATCCCAGTTTCGGATCTGACGCAGGAAGAGCGCAAAAAACTTCTTAACATGGAAGAAACGCTGCGTCAGCGCGTGGTTGGGCAGGATGAAGCGGTCACTGCTGTTAGTGACGCGGTCAGGCTATCGCGGGCCGGGCTGGGGCAGGCGCATCGTCCTATCGCTACCTTCCTTTTCCTGGGGCCGACGGGTGTCGGGAAAACCGAGCTGGCGAAAGCGATTGCCGAAGCCGTGTTTGGTGACGAGCAGTCCATTATTCGTATCGATATGTCAGAATATATGGAGAAACATACGGTCGCCCGCCTGATCGGTGCGCCTCCAGGCTACGTTGGCTACGATGAAGGAGGTCAACTGACGGAGAAAGTGCGTCGTCGCCCGTACAGCGTGATACTACTGGACGAAATCGAGAAGGCACACCCTGATGTCTATAACGTTCTGCTACAAGTCTTCGATGACGGTCGGCTGACCGACGGCAAAGGTCGGTTAATTGATTTCAGCAATACCACTATCATCGCGACCAGCAACCTCGGTTCTGCTGTCATCATGGCTAACTCCGGATTACCTTCCGATGAGCAGAAATCGCCTAAGGAACTCCATGAAGAACTAATGCAGTTGCTAAAAGGTCACTTCCGTCCTGAATTCCTGAACCGTATTGATGAAGTGATTGTGTTCAATGCGTTGTCGCAGGAGAACATTCGTCTGATTGTTCAAATCCAGCTCGATCGTTTGAAGCGTACGGCATCTGCACAGGACATCACAGTCAAGCTTGATGATTCTCTTGTTGAACATCTGGTTGACGTTGGATATCAACCAGATTTTGGTGCGAGAGAACTGAAACGTAAAATCCGTCAGGAAGTGGAAACCAAGCTAGCAAAAGAGATCCTCAGTGACAATCTCAAATCGGGTGATACGGTAACCATAAGCTATAACACCAGTACCGACAGCGTCATGTTAAGCAAGGAGACAATTACACAGGAAAAAGGGAATGACAACGATCAAAAAAAACTGGAGAATAAAGCAAGCTGA
- a CDS encoding bestrophin family protein encodes MIVRPPQHWFVRLFAWHGSVLSRIIFRLCLNIAMSVIAIVLFQWYEQLGVHLTVAPFSLLGVAIAIFLGFRNNATYSRFIEARALWGTMIIVQRNIMRLIINLFPENKNLHKMISDYLIAFSWSLKNQLRNNDASYEVYKILPKSVFLTVMNSAYPSNKILLLLGNEIGKLRTQGLISDINFSLINNSINELAHVQGGCERIANTPVPFAYTLILQRTVYLFCTMLPFALVTDLRYMTPFVSVFISYAFLAWDALAEQLEKPFGTDSNDLPLNSICNTIERNLMDMTRQKPLPPVHQPDSYFNLT; translated from the coding sequence ATGATTGTGCGCCCCCCGCAACACTGGTTTGTTCGCCTCTTTGCATGGCATGGTTCTGTCCTCTCTAGAATAATTTTTCGGCTTTGCCTCAATATAGCGATGTCGGTTATCGCTATTGTGCTGTTTCAGTGGTATGAACAACTAGGAGTTCATCTGACCGTTGCTCCCTTTAGCCTGTTGGGGGTCGCCATCGCTATTTTTTTAGGCTTCCGCAATAATGCCACCTATAGCCGCTTTATCGAGGCAAGAGCGTTATGGGGAACCATGATCATAGTACAACGCAATATTATGCGTCTGATTATTAACCTTTTCCCTGAGAATAAAAACCTTCATAAAATGATATCCGATTATCTTATTGCTTTCAGCTGGAGTTTAAAGAATCAGCTAAGAAATAATGATGCTTCTTATGAGGTGTATAAGATACTTCCTAAGTCCGTTTTTTTAACAGTTATGAACAGTGCCTATCCCTCTAATAAAATCTTGCTACTACTCGGTAACGAAATAGGTAAGTTACGTACTCAGGGGCTAATCAGTGATATTAATTTTTCACTCATCAATAATAGTATTAATGAGCTTGCCCATGTGCAGGGTGGATGCGAAAGGATTGCCAACACGCCGGTACCCTTTGCTTACACATTGATCCTGCAGCGGACGGTCTATCTTTTCTGCACCATGTTACCGTTTGCACTGGTCACCGATTTACGTTACATGACACCTTTCGTATCAGTCTTTATTTCTTATGCTTTTCTCGCATGGGATGCCCTTGCTGAGCAGCTAGAGAAACCTTTTGGTACCGACTCAAACGATCTCCCGCTTAATTCCATCTGCAATACAATAGAACGTAACCTGATGGATATGACCCGACAAAAACCATTACCACCCGTTCATCAACCAGACAGCTATTTTAACCTGACATAG
- a CDS encoding DUF2474 domain-containing protein, with the protein MKMIDETPRPFWKKLMWLVIIWATSVMALGVVATVFKLLMTAAGMKTH; encoded by the coding sequence ATGAAAATGATTGATGAAACACCACGTCCATTCTGGAAAAAATTGATGTGGTTGGTCATTATCTGGGCTACCAGTGTGATGGCTCTCGGCGTAGTTGCTACCGTGTTTAAACTTCTGATGACCGCAGCAGGAATGAAGACGCATTAA